A single genomic interval of Cellulosilyticum sp. I15G10I2 harbors:
- a CDS encoding GH36-type glycosyl hydrolase domain-containing protein yields the protein MYEIGTPYTPSVWTNYLFNDTYHMAVSQTLQGESSIVTHYNRQPCMTGYRYFYMYDHDTKEVWNPNHVPLRKPYDYFTCKHGLGFSELCMTYKQIKSKIHVFVPKGGCNEIWTVSLTNLSETRRNISFFSAFGFYDHGVMGGACTYDEENHILVKYAFPYHTFYEEKEAVEKKLSHFYLFSDEPPASWDMSKRKFFGCDDSDVVPDAVKNKRCSQVEGEAEEFCGAMQHVYSIDAGGTIQFHLILGAAQNKEQILQMKSKLDKAGIKEMWESAKQHEEEQLGRFHITTPDDNLNHLINFWLKKQVTLLTRQNRGTTYCPTRNRLQDAMGYTLVDPEEAKKYMFDVLALQRKDGFIQQWHFTDGTKPRGLCLLNHTDGPLWLVICLCVLIRQNGDISLMNVQIPYADGGDGTIYEHLYKAIRYMGEQLGEHGLCLIGDGDWNDPINGVGRAGKGESAWSTMALIYSINQFLEYAKEQSIEDVTLLKTLKNKLVDDVNHHCWSGAWYAAGFDDNGIAYGDEKDHNRLFLNTQSWAIIAGLVDEERLKVLLQSIERLKTPFGPLLIDPPFKEWDSRWGRISVKKAGTTENGSVYCHASMFMAFAEAVRQDGNALYDVIRRTLPTSAENPPEKNLQLPVYLPNYYYGLKDSPHFGRSSLHYNTGTAAWMLMLVIEELLGIKATVKGLQIKPCLPDGWDSLSVSRKFKKAEYNIELMIGKEEMILVDGEEIQGDILPYEDNRGYRVKVVVASHK from the coding sequence GTGTATGAAATAGGAACACCCTACACGCCGTCTGTTTGGACAAATTATTTGTTTAATGACACCTACCATATGGCAGTAAGCCAGACGCTACAAGGGGAAAGCAGTATAGTTACGCATTATAACCGCCAGCCTTGTATGACAGGCTATCGTTATTTTTATATGTATGACCATGACACCAAGGAAGTCTGGAATCCTAACCATGTGCCCCTTAGAAAACCCTATGATTATTTTACCTGTAAACATGGCTTAGGTTTTTCAGAATTATGTATGACATATAAACAGATTAAAAGCAAAATCCACGTCTTTGTACCAAAGGGCGGCTGCAATGAAATATGGACAGTCTCCCTGACTAACCTATCTGAAACGAGAAGAAATATTTCTTTCTTTTCGGCGTTTGGATTCTATGATCATGGGGTGATGGGGGGCGCGTGTACGTATGATGAGGAAAATCATATTCTTGTTAAGTATGCTTTTCCATATCATACATTTTATGAAGAAAAAGAAGCCGTTGAAAAAAAGTTGAGCCACTTCTACCTTTTTTCAGATGAACCACCAGCGTCATGGGATATGAGCAAAAGAAAGTTTTTTGGATGCGACGATAGCGACGTGGTGCCAGATGCAGTAAAAAATAAAAGATGCAGCCAGGTTGAGGGTGAAGCAGAGGAGTTTTGCGGTGCCATGCAACATGTATATAGTATAGATGCTGGAGGTACCATACAGTTTCATCTTATTTTAGGTGCCGCTCAAAATAAAGAGCAAATTCTGCAGATGAAGAGCAAGTTAGATAAGGCTGGGATTAAAGAGATGTGGGAAAGCGCCAAGCAGCATGAAGAAGAGCAGCTTGGCAGGTTTCACATCACAACACCGGATGACAACTTAAACCACCTCATCAACTTCTGGCTAAAAAAACAAGTCACATTATTAACCAGACAAAACCGAGGAACGACCTATTGTCCAACAAGAAACCGCCTCCAGGATGCGATGGGGTATACCCTGGTCGATCCGGAAGAAGCAAAGAAATATATGTTTGATGTTCTAGCACTGCAAAGAAAGGATGGCTTTATACAACAATGGCATTTTACGGATGGGACGAAGCCTAGAGGATTATGTCTTTTAAATCACACAGATGGACCGCTATGGCTTGTGATCTGCCTTTGTGTACTGATCCGCCAAAATGGTGATATTAGCCTGATGAATGTTCAAATACCTTATGCAGATGGTGGAGATGGCACTATATATGAGCACCTTTATAAGGCCATTAGGTATATGGGAGAACAACTTGGCGAACACGGCCTATGCTTAATTGGAGACGGCGATTGGAATGATCCTATTAACGGGGTGGGAAGAGCGGGTAAAGGCGAATCTGCCTGGTCTACTATGGCGCTTATCTACAGTATTAATCAGTTCTTAGAATATGCAAAAGAACAATCTATTGAAGATGTGACGCTGTTAAAAACATTAAAGAATAAGCTTGTAGACGATGTTAACCACCACTGCTGGAGCGGTGCTTGGTATGCGGCAGGCTTTGATGATAATGGCATAGCTTACGGGGATGAAAAAGATCATAACCGTTTATTTTTAAATACTCAGAGTTGGGCGATAATAGCAGGTCTTGTAGATGAAGAGCGCCTAAAAGTACTTTTACAGTCTATAGAAAGATTAAAAACACCCTTTGGTCCTTTATTGATAGACCCACCTTTTAAGGAGTGGGACAGCCGGTGGGGGAGAATTAGCGTAAAGAAGGCGGGTACCACAGAAAATGGTTCTGTTTATTGCCATGCGTCTATGTTCATGGCCTTTGCAGAGGCAGTACGTCAAGATGGGAATGCCCTTTATGATGTGATTCGACGAACCCTTCCGACTAGCGCTGAGAATCCTCCGGAAAAAAATCTGCAGTTACCTGTCTATTTACCCAATTATTATTATGGTCTGAAGGATTCACCTCATTTTGGACGTTCTAGTTTACACTATAATACGGGAACGGCAGCCTGGATGCTTATGTTAGTTATTGAGGAGCTGCTAGGTATTAAAGCCACAGTCAAAGGCCTCCAAATAAAGCCATGCCTGCCAGATGGCTGGGATAGTCTTTCTGTCAGCCGAAAATTTAAAAAGGCCGAATACAATATCGAGCTGATGATAGGAAAAGAAGAAATGATTTTAGTAGATGGCGAGGAAATACAAGGGGATATCTTACCATATGAAGATAACAGGGGTTATAGGGTAAAAGTCGTAGTAGCCAGCCATAAGTAG
- a CDS encoding carbohydrate ABC transporter permease produces MINEIKRAVDSSYVSKKMIHFAKRIKMSMPVYILLLPTLILFFMMGIYPIIWALKYCLYNYDGTTMPIFVGFDNFRKLFDFKDMMENRNSHFLLYWTSWGRTLSYALIKTTIEIPLAFFCALFVTSKVKGRTFFKTLFYMPQILPSFAIFMVFGIILNPFNGILSKQLADLGIITKHFSILAHTNSAFLAGVLADVWIFFGLNMLFFIAGLTNIPKDVYESASVDGANASQQLRYITLPMMGPMGQVIIMLSLVGCLKSMGSYFILTKGGPNHGTELTFLYIYNLFFPSGTTAQYGLGAAVAVVSAVIVGIITAVYMKLSKKLQYD; encoded by the coding sequence ATGATCAACGAAATAAAAAGGGCGGTAGACTCAAGCTATGTCAGCAAGAAAATGATACATTTTGCGAAAAGGATTAAGATGAGTATGCCAGTGTATATTTTACTTCTGCCCACATTGATTCTTTTTTTCATGATGGGAATCTATCCGATCATCTGGGCGTTAAAATATTGCTTATATAATTATGATGGTACGACAATGCCTATTTTTGTGGGTTTTGATAATTTTAGAAAACTATTTGACTTTAAAGACATGATGGAAAATAGGAACAGTCATTTTTTACTTTATTGGACATCATGGGGGAGAACCTTATCCTATGCACTTATTAAAACAACGATAGAGATTCCACTTGCTTTCTTCTGTGCACTTTTTGTAACGAGCAAAGTAAAAGGACGGACTTTTTTTAAGACACTATTTTATATGCCTCAGATTCTTCCAAGCTTTGCTATTTTTATGGTTTTTGGCATCATCCTCAATCCATTTAACGGCATACTTTCGAAGCAATTAGCGGATCTTGGAATCATTACGAAGCATTTTTCTATACTTGCCCATACGAATAGTGCCTTTTTGGCAGGGGTTCTTGCGGACGTATGGATATTCTTTGGATTAAACATGCTCTTTTTTATTGCAGGACTCACTAATATTCCTAAAGATGTTTATGAAAGTGCGTCAGTTGATGGGGCAAATGCATCTCAGCAGCTAAGATATATTACGCTTCCTATGATGGGACCTATGGGGCAAGTCATTATTATGCTTTCTCTTGTTGGTTGTTTAAAATCTATGGGTTCTTATTTTATTTTAACTAAAGGCGGGCCTAATCATGGGACGGAACTAACTTTTCTCTACATCTATAATCTGTTTTTCCCAAGCGGTACGACAGCTCAATACGGTTTAGGTGCAGCGGTAGCGGTGGTCTCTGCCGTGATCGTAGGTATTATTACAGCTGTGTATATGAAATTAAGTAAAAAATTGCAATATGATTAA
- a CDS encoding carbohydrate ABC transporter permease, whose amino-acid sequence MKSVSIKKIVSHGLIYAFLFVISGIVIYPILYSFMGSLKPVSELLTGNTFFPQEVVWRNYVRAFKEAKFFTYTGNSIFYSVAGTIISMFNVCALGFCLARQDFAGKKILRLLILGTMFVALGPMTLYPKLEIMRSLGITGTRLSILLGIITTSSAEVFIFEAYFRSQGKEIDEAAEIDGCNLFQRFFYMGLPLGKPLIGTFSVIFFNRIWNDFFWPYVMTFTNTKIQPLVVAVIALKDSTGEAATEWGLLLAGASLAILPVVIVYICTSKWVVAGVTEGAVKM is encoded by the coding sequence ATGAAAAGTGTTTCTATTAAAAAAATAGTAAGTCATGGCTTAATCTACGCTTTTTTGTTTGTTATCAGTGGAATTGTTATTTATCCTATTTTATATAGTTTCATGGGTTCTTTAAAACCTGTTTCTGAACTTCTTACAGGTAATACTTTTTTTCCACAAGAAGTAGTATGGCGTAATTATGTCCGTGCCTTTAAAGAAGCCAAGTTTTTTACCTATACAGGCAATAGTATTTTTTATTCAGTAGCAGGGACAATTATTTCTATGTTTAATGTATGTGCACTGGGATTTTGCTTAGCCAGGCAGGATTTTGCAGGTAAAAAAATACTTAGACTGCTTATATTAGGCACGATGTTTGTGGCGCTTGGGCCCATGACACTTTATCCTAAGCTAGAAATTATGCGGAGTTTAGGCATTACAGGAACTCGCCTTTCTATTTTGCTCGGGATCATTACCACATCTAGTGCAGAAGTATTTATTTTTGAGGCTTATTTCAGAAGCCAAGGAAAAGAAATTGATGAAGCAGCAGAAATTGATGGATGTAATTTATTTCAGCGCTTTTTTTATATGGGGCTACCCCTTGGTAAACCTTTGATTGGAACTTTCTCAGTTATCTTTTTTAACCGTATTTGGAATGACTTCTTCTGGCCATATGTCATGACGTTTACCAATACTAAAATACAGCCCCTTGTAGTGGCGGTCATTGCGCTGAAAGATTCCACAGGGGAGGCTGCGACAGAATGGGGACTCTTATTAGCGGGGGCAAGTCTAGCTATTTTACCAGTCGTTATTGTGTATATCTGTACAAGTAAATGGGTAGTTGCAGGTGTAACAGAAGGTGCAGTTAAAATGTAA
- a CDS encoding ABC transporter substrate-binding protein, translating into MRKITKKIIATAMTATLLGTGCGVPSPSANDVNSNKAAQSSTKKDPIKLQYFTWTAGSMSAIEPMIEKFNQTNEDNITVEVVLKTGEWQTALKTAILSGQAPDVMHGVQDITEALSNKWIEPWDAYLEDDFKKKIDPYSYKVSVDGDFNTYAFVWGARTYKLAYNEDLFKEAGITELPKTWDEVYESAKKITEKGNGDYYGFGLSSSVAGSAIPFILEPIGAYEGYYKIGYDFNRNTYDFSYTKPYIELFRKMVSDGVTFPGAETLDNDGLRAQFAAGRIGMIPSVSWDCAAINDQFAATCNWSVMDWPMAIDGENKGALGLRDMANYFLSASSLNKEAAAKLVQFMLEEDYQSEMLSKSTDMSILPWALEKAKDKPESPHKQWVQYSPTEDMVQTSKVVLGVQLTGDNESTTVAQLIAVPSMDIDSSLAELSKRYNQGIYEQAKIDEEKSAASRVKIDFLGKIMSVKNFDAKKPIDPEQIEYLSADEWKALQP; encoded by the coding sequence ATGAGGAAGATTACAAAAAAAATAATAGCAACAGCTATGACAGCCACATTATTAGGAACAGGATGTGGGGTGCCATCACCATCTGCAAATGATGTTAACTCAAATAAAGCGGCCCAGAGCAGTACAAAGAAAGATCCAATCAAATTACAGTATTTTACATGGACAGCAGGTTCTATGAGTGCGATTGAGCCTATGATTGAGAAGTTTAATCAGACAAATGAAGATAATATTACAGTTGAGGTTGTGTTGAAAACAGGAGAATGGCAGACCGCATTAAAAACTGCTATTTTATCTGGTCAAGCACCAGATGTTATGCATGGCGTTCAAGATATAACAGAAGCATTAAGTAATAAGTGGATAGAGCCATGGGATGCATACCTAGAAGATGATTTTAAGAAAAAAATCGATCCCTATTCTTATAAAGTCAGCGTAGATGGAGACTTCAATACATATGCCTTTGTATGGGGGGCGAGAACTTATAAACTGGCATACAATGAAGATTTATTTAAGGAGGCAGGCATCACCGAACTGCCAAAAACATGGGATGAAGTTTATGAAAGTGCCAAAAAAATAACTGAAAAAGGAAATGGAGATTACTATGGATTTGGTCTAAGCAGTTCAGTAGCAGGCTCAGCCATTCCGTTTATTTTAGAACCCATAGGAGCTTATGAGGGCTATTATAAAATAGGCTATGATTTTAATCGTAATACGTACGATTTTAGCTACACAAAACCTTATATAGAGCTATTCCGTAAAATGGTTTCAGACGGTGTAACATTCCCAGGGGCAGAAACATTAGATAATGATGGTCTTCGTGCGCAGTTTGCAGCAGGAAGAATAGGCATGATACCTTCAGTATCATGGGATTGTGCAGCCATTAATGATCAATTTGCAGCAACGTGTAACTGGAGTGTTATGGATTGGCCAATGGCTATAGACGGAGAGAATAAAGGTGCCTTAGGCCTCCGAGATATGGCAAACTACTTCCTTTCTGCGTCTTCACTTAATAAAGAAGCGGCAGCAAAACTCGTACAATTTATGTTGGAGGAAGACTATCAATCTGAAATGCTTTCTAAATCAACAGATATGTCTATTTTACCATGGGCATTAGAAAAAGCTAAAGATAAACCAGAATCACCGCATAAACAATGGGTACAGTATAGCCCAACAGAGGATATGGTGCAGACCTCTAAAGTAGTACTAGGTGTTCAGCTTACAGGAGACAACGAGTCAACTACTGTTGCGCAGCTGATAGCTGTGCCAAGTATGGACATTGATTCATCACTGGCAGAATTAAGCAAACGCTATAACCAAGGAATTTATGAGCAGGCCAAAATTGATGAAGAAAAGTCAGCGGCATCGCGTGTAAAAATAGATTTCCTAGGGAAAATCATGTCAGTGAAGAATTTTGATGCTAAAAAGCCTATTGACCCAGAACAGATCGAATACTTGTCAGCAGATGAATGGAAGGCTCTTCAACCATAA
- a CDS encoding glycoside hydrolase family 88 protein: MNNRDKWCEAIWKKIEKKLELTAKRNNQKLPYTVVDGQYDDQSQKDPNWWTNGFWPGMMWMMYAKTGEGLYKESAQEGERLLDTALKRYDELHHDVGFMWHISSGASFRLSQNEDSKTRAMYAANVLAGRFNLRGQFIRAWNGEDQLGWSIIDAMMNLPLLYWASLESKDPRFSYIAQAHADMTMANHLREDGSVKHIVVHDPINGGAIGEERGQGYSEGSSWSRGQAWALYGFALSYRYTGNTDYLAAAKRVAHYFMACVSEDWLPKCDFRSPSEPVIYDSTAGAIAACGLLEIGDLVEEFEKNTYYNGAYRLLMAMEQNFCNWDDQQDSILQMGTERYHSNIGRHIPIIYGDFFFVEAITRLLGGKSLW, translated from the coding sequence TTGAATAATAGAGATAAATGGTGTGAAGCCATATGGAAAAAGATAGAAAAGAAGTTAGAACTAACAGCCAAGAGAAATAATCAGAAACTGCCTTATACAGTTGTTGATGGACAGTATGATGACCAGTCACAAAAAGATCCTAATTGGTGGACCAATGGCTTTTGGCCTGGGATGATGTGGATGATGTACGCTAAAACAGGAGAGGGGCTATATAAGGAATCTGCCCAAGAAGGAGAGCGGCTGTTAGATACGGCATTAAAGCGCTATGATGAACTTCATCATGACGTAGGTTTTATGTGGCATATATCCAGCGGTGCTTCTTTTAGACTCAGTCAAAATGAAGACTCTAAAACAAGAGCTATGTATGCGGCTAACGTATTGGCAGGACGTTTTAATTTAAGAGGGCAGTTTATCCGTGCCTGGAATGGAGAGGATCAGCTAGGTTGGTCCATTATTGATGCGATGATGAATCTTCCATTATTATATTGGGCTTCTTTAGAAAGTAAGGATCCAAGGTTTTCTTATATTGCGCAGGCTCATGCTGATATGACTATGGCTAATCATCTAAGAGAAGATGGTAGTGTCAAACATATCGTTGTACATGACCCCATAAATGGAGGGGCCATTGGTGAAGAAAGAGGACAGGGGTATAGTGAAGGTTCATCCTGGTCTAGAGGCCAGGCGTGGGCACTCTATGGCTTTGCATTAAGTTATCGCTACACAGGAAATACAGATTATCTTGCAGCAGCTAAACGGGTTGCTCATTACTTTATGGCGTGTGTCAGTGAGGATTGGCTGCCAAAGTGTGATTTTAGAAGCCCAAGTGAGCCTGTTATTTATGACAGCACAGCAGGCGCAATCGCTGCATGTGGCTTATTGGAGATAGGTGACCTAGTCGAAGAGTTTGAGAAAAATACCTATTATAATGGGGCTTATCGACTCCTTATGGCAATGGAGCAGAACTTCTGCAACTGGGATGATCAGCAGGATTCTATCTTGCAAATGGGTACCGAACGCTATCACAGCAATATTGGACGACACATTCCTATTATCTATGGTGATTTTTTCTTTGTTGAGGCGATTACACGCCTGCTTGGCGGCAAATCATTATGGTAA
- a CDS encoding DUF2264 domain-containing protein, whose amino-acid sequence MKALHTQEDFQNLLMGVLNPLEKLYSPDQAGLDLGSTGANYDHTTVLFEAFARPLWGLAPYWAGGGETDRFEEIYRAGIAVGTDKANKNYWGGFFNEDQRFVEMAALAFGFLLAPDKIWEPLSEGEKNNLADWLKEINAYTYPDNNWWFFEILVNTALKKLSRAYDAERLETGLKRIEDFYVGGGWYQDGKTNRKDYYISFAIHFYSLIYVKLNNEVDVERCSRFRERAQVFAKDFIYWFDEEGAAIPYGRSQTYRFAQCAFWGAYVFADLHVDGLDLGIIKGLIVRHMTYWMEKPIFDRDGVLTIGYHYPNLRMAEIYNAPGSPYWALKAFVILALPSAHSFWHTEPKGMPTLENKKHLPYGDVLMQRMTNHAVLFPTGIYRRPPLGHFPEKYGKFAYSSKFGFSVAHSNETIELAGTDSMLAFEIDGSIFIRRESKDAKIEENGVRTLWSPIEGIEVETWITLTEKGHRRRHIITSQIACRAFDCGFAVDSGEVVNVSEKIEGALACVKNTWSCCEVVSVEGEGRGTIIHVAPNTNLMTPRTKIPAVIYQVQKGITEVVTQVITSIAKKDSLGVKHDL is encoded by the coding sequence ATGAAGGCATTACATACTCAAGAAGATTTTCAGAATCTGCTCATGGGAGTACTTAATCCCTTGGAAAAGTTGTATAGTCCTGATCAGGCCGGACTAGATTTAGGAAGTACAGGCGCAAACTACGATCATACGACCGTTTTATTTGAAGCTTTCGCCCGGCCGCTGTGGGGTCTTGCCCCATACTGGGCTGGCGGTGGAGAAACTGACAGATTTGAGGAAATCTATAGAGCGGGCATCGCAGTGGGTACCGATAAAGCTAATAAAAACTATTGGGGAGGATTTTTTAACGAAGACCAGCGATTTGTAGAAATGGCTGCACTAGCTTTTGGGTTTTTATTGGCACCAGATAAAATATGGGAACCTTTAAGTGAAGGTGAAAAAAACAATCTTGCAGATTGGCTTAAAGAGATTAACGCTTATACGTACCCAGATAATAACTGGTGGTTTTTTGAGATATTAGTTAATACTGCCCTCAAGAAACTAAGCAGAGCTTATGATGCAGAAAGGCTAGAAACTGGGTTGAAACGAATAGAAGACTTTTATGTAGGCGGTGGCTGGTATCAAGACGGCAAGACAAACCGAAAAGATTACTACATATCTTTTGCGATTCATTTCTACAGTTTAATTTATGTGAAATTGAATAATGAAGTTGACGTAGAAAGATGCAGTCGTTTTAGAGAAAGAGCCCAAGTGTTTGCCAAAGACTTTATATATTGGTTTGATGAAGAGGGAGCTGCAATACCTTATGGGCGTTCACAAACTTATCGCTTTGCTCAATGTGCTTTTTGGGGCGCCTATGTTTTTGCGGACTTACATGTTGATGGACTAGACTTAGGCATTATAAAAGGACTTATTGTGAGGCATATGACCTATTGGATGGAGAAGCCTATTTTTGACCGGGATGGTGTTCTTACTATAGGCTATCATTATCCTAACCTGCGTATGGCAGAGATCTACAATGCACCAGGTTCTCCTTATTGGGCATTAAAAGCTTTTGTGATACTTGCACTTCCAAGTGCACATTCTTTCTGGCATACAGAGCCTAAAGGCATGCCGACTCTAGAAAACAAGAAGCATCTTCCTTATGGTGATGTGCTGATGCAACGTATGACAAATCATGCTGTGTTATTTCCCACAGGGATCTACCGAAGGCCGCCACTCGGGCACTTCCCAGAAAAGTATGGTAAATTTGCTTATTCCTCTAAATTTGGCTTTAGTGTCGCTCATTCTAATGAAACTATTGAACTGGCTGGAACAGATAGTATGCTGGCCTTTGAAATTGATGGAAGTATCTTTATTCGGAGAGAGAGTAAGGACGCCAAAATTGAAGAGAACGGTGTGCGCACTTTATGGTCCCCAATAGAAGGCATTGAAGTGGAAACTTGGATCACTTTAACAGAAAAGGGTCATAGACGCCGTCACATCATTACCAGCCAAATAGCATGCAGGGCATTTGATTGCGGCTTTGCAGTGGACAGCGGCGAGGTTGTAAATGTTTCTGAGAAGATAGAAGGTGCATTGGCCTGTGTCAAAAACACCTGGAGCTGCTGTGAGGTGGTAAGTGTAGAAGGAGAGGGGCGTGGCACGATTATTCATGTTGCACCTAATACCAATTTAATGACGCCTAGGACAAAAATACCAGCCGTCATTTATCAAGTCCAAAAAGGGATAACAGAAGTCGTAACACAAGTTATAACATCTATTGCTAAAAAAGATTCACTAGGTGTGAAACACGATTTATAA
- a CDS encoding response regulator → MKMIIVEDEDILRRGISQVGDWGNRGIEIIGLAKNGVEALEMVEKNKPDIVLTDVVMPFMDGIELTKYLYEKYPEIKVVILSGHEEFQYVKSAIDYKASHYLLKPAKIENIVGVICKLKEEIEEKRRKQQETEQLKIKLEESMPILRDHYLNQLVSKGEENVDELNSQLAFLGITIRDQNLAVMLLELDDKAGSIEDLGIRGMLLKELCEEIIQKEYTCCVFQNIENRVVILLNFDEKLPIKDALKYLTGKAIRIQKESLRRYDRTVSVGIGRLIQNITKMSLAYREAESALTYKFFMGNNSIIYIGDIETHGDTNPYYLEQIEADILINIRSGNLSQTLETIDRYFNELEQYVNKGSTFVRDELIVLAHGIFRTMRTLGDESEPFCKYQESLIKALKRDESMTLSYIKKHFIKTITKLINTINVNRESRNQGIIENAKEFVKNNLDKDISLITVADMVYISPNYLSYLFKESGENFKDYVIRAKMEKATELLKEKKYNHNQIAYALGYSDGRYFSQIYKKYMLKMHKNRDSKTGIAQ, encoded by the coding sequence ATGAAGATGATCATAGTTGAAGATGAAGATATTTTACGCCGTGGTATTAGCCAAGTAGGTGACTGGGGCAATCGCGGCATAGAAATAATTGGTTTGGCCAAAAACGGCGTAGAAGCATTAGAAATGGTTGAAAAGAATAAGCCTGACATTGTTTTAACTGATGTAGTGATGCCTTTTATGGATGGGATTGAACTGACTAAGTATTTATATGAAAAATATCCAGAAATAAAAGTAGTTATTTTATCGGGGCATGAAGAATTTCAGTATGTAAAAAGTGCTATAGACTATAAGGCCAGCCATTATTTACTTAAACCTGCCAAAATAGAAAATATCGTGGGAGTTATTTGTAAACTGAAGGAAGAAATCGAAGAGAAGAGAAGAAAACAGCAAGAAACAGAACAGTTAAAAATAAAGCTGGAAGAAAGTATGCCTATTTTGAGAGATCATTATTTAAATCAGCTTGTTAGTAAAGGTGAGGAAAATGTGGATGAATTAAATAGTCAGTTAGCCTTTTTGGGGATAACTATAAGAGATCAAAATCTTGCTGTGATGTTATTAGAGCTAGATGATAAAGCGGGATCAATAGAAGACTTAGGGATTAGAGGTATGCTTTTAAAAGAACTTTGCGAAGAAATTATTCAAAAAGAATATACTTGTTGTGTATTCCAAAATATCGAAAATCGTGTTGTTATTTTATTAAATTTTGATGAAAAGCTGCCGATAAAGGATGCTTTAAAGTACCTTACAGGTAAGGCGATCCGTATTCAGAAAGAAAGCCTAAGGCGATATGACAGAACAGTTAGTGTAGGTATAGGCAGGCTTATTCAAAACATCACAAAAATGAGCTTGGCCTATCGAGAAGCAGAATCAGCGCTCACTTATAAGTTTTTTATGGGCAATAATAGTATTATCTATATTGGAGATATTGAAACCCATGGTGATACAAATCCTTATTATTTAGAACAAATTGAAGCGGATATTCTTATTAATATACGTTCAGGCAATCTAAGTCAGACCCTTGAAACGATAGATAGATATTTTAATGAGCTTGAGCAGTATGTCAATAAAGGTTCTACTTTTGTAAGAGATGAACTTATTGTGCTGGCTCATGGCATTTTTCGTACCATGCGGACCCTAGGCGATGAGAGCGAGCCTTTCTGCAAATACCAAGAGAGCTTGATAAAAGCGCTTAAAAGGGATGAGTCTATGACTCTGTCCTATATAAAAAAGCATTTTATAAAGACGATTACAAAACTTATCAATACCATTAATGTTAACAGGGAATCCCGTAATCAGGGGATCATCGAAAATGCAAAAGAGTTTGTAAAAAATAATCTTGATAAAGATATTTCCCTTATTACAGTTGCTGATATGGTCTATATTAGTCCCAATTATCTGAGCTATCTTTTTAAAGAAAGCGGTGAAAATTTCAAGGATTATGTTATTAGAGCCAAAATGGAAAAAGCTACAGAACTTTTGAAGGAGAAGAAATACAATCATAACCAAATTGCGTATGCACTAGGCTATAGTGATGGCAGATATTTTTCTCAGATTTATAAAAAATATATGTTGAAGATGCATAAAAATAGAGATTCAAAGACGGGTATTGCACAATAA